The genomic stretch GCTCTTCTTTTATCTTAGGCATAAATCAGGGCGAGAGTCTTTTTATGTTCCACTTTTCACCAGTCAATTCATACTTAACCCTGTCATGAAGCCGGCTTCTCCTTCCCTGCCAAAATTCAATGGCTTCGGGAATTACGCGATAGCCACCCCATGTTTCCGGCATGGGTACTTTTCCTTCCGGATATTTCTTTTCAAGCTCTTCAAATTTCTTTTCCAGAAATGCACGGTTCGGAACCTCTGCACTTTGGTTTGAAGCCAGGGCCCCAAGCTGACTTTTGTATGGGCGTTGTTGGAAGTAGGCTTCACTTTCTTCTTTTGGAAGTTTCTCGACTTTCCCATCAATGCGAACCTGACGTTCCAGTTCCAGCCACATGAAACACAAGGAGGCATTCGGATTTTGTTCCAGCTCTTTTCCCTTATCACTGACATAATTGGTATAAAAGATAAAGCTGTCAT from Gracilimonas sp. encodes the following:
- the pdxH gene encoding pyridoxamine 5'-phosphate oxidase yields the protein MKNEKLQKLREDYAKSSLDESEVDKNPFKQFGLWMEEAVKSEVPEPNAMTLATVDANHKPHSRIVLLKGLEDDSFIFYTNYVSDKGKELEQNPNASLCFMWLELERQVRIDGKVEKLPKEESEAYFQQRPYKSQLGALASNQSAEVPNRAFLEKKFEELEKKYPEGKVPMPETWGGYRVIPEAIEFWQGRRSRLHDRVKYELTGEKWNIKRLSP